In a single window of the Bacillus rossius redtenbacheri isolate Brsri chromosome 8, Brsri_v3, whole genome shotgun sequence genome:
- the LOC134534860 gene encoding ankyrin repeat domain-containing protein 40-like isoform X1, whose translation MVVRHGVLCVYIFVGGMDRTKCLEESLREASCIGDIEAVEELISKGINVNSKHALNGWTALHWAAKRSHKHIVTLLLASGADPSLPTAKGERAAELCSSPEIRQLLGADPDTAQLDAGPALPITPAYLKYEPVDKLGHKCRASGRADTAADSHLAVTSPRVMAQTSEELVIKVRVANSGDRDFIEVELPRADLTYSRLLRVCCEELGVSAGQVARVRKLPDTAVRKDKDVQRFRELQELELVLAAAGGRGAGPSVVANGLVAPGNANAYQSISLYKNQTILY comes from the exons ATGGTTGTCAGGCATGGCGTgctgtgtgtttacatttttgttgGTGGAATGGATCGTACGAAATGTTTAGAAGAAAGTTTACGGGAAGCTTCTTGTATAGGCGATATAGAAGCGGTTGAAGAATTGATTAGCAAAGGAATAAACGTCAATTCTAAACATGCCCTCAATGGATG GACGGCTCTGCACTGGGCTGCGAAGCGCAGCCACAAGCACATAGTGACGTTGCTGTTGGCGAGCGGCGCTGACCCTTCCCTGCCGACCGCGAAGGGGGAGCGAGCAGCGGAGCTGTGCAGCAGCCCCGAGATCCGGCAGCTCCTCGGCGCAGACCCGGACACGGCTCAGTTGGATGCCGGCCCGGCGCTCCCCATCACGCCGGCATACCTCAAGTACGAGCCGGTGGACAAGCTGGGGCACAAGTGCAGGGCGTCCGGGAGGGCGGACACCGCTGCGGACTCCCATCTGGCCGTTACTTCCCCGAGGGTGATGGCACAGACAAGTGAAG AGCTGGTGATCAAGGTGCGGGTGGCCAACTCGGGGGACCGGGACTTCATCGAGGTGGAGCTGCCGCGCGCGGACCTGACCTACTCGCGCCTGCTGCGCGTGTGCTGCGAGGAGCTGGGCGTGAGCGCCGGCCAGGTGGCGCGCGTGCGCAAGCTGCCCGACACGGCCGTGCGCAAGGACAAGGACGTGCAGCGGTTCCGCGAGCTGCAGGAGCTGGAGCTGGTGCTGGCGGCCGCCGGCGGGCGGGGGGCCGGCCCCTCCGTCGTCGCCAACGGCCTCGTCGCCCCCGGCAACGCCAACGCCTACCAGTCCATCTCGCTCTACAAGAACCAGACTATTTTGTACTAG
- the LOC134534860 gene encoding ankyrin repeat domain-containing protein 40-like isoform X2, whose protein sequence is MDRTKCLEESLREASCIGDIEAVEELISKGINVNSKHALNGWTALHWAAKRSHKHIVTLLLASGADPSLPTAKGERAAELCSSPEIRQLLGADPDTAQLDAGPALPITPAYLKYEPVDKLGHKCRASGRADTAADSHLAVTSPRVMAQTSEELVIKVRVANSGDRDFIEVELPRADLTYSRLLRVCCEELGVSAGQVARVRKLPDTAVRKDKDVQRFRELQELELVLAAAGGRGAGPSVVANGLVAPGNANAYQSISLYKNQTILY, encoded by the exons ATGGATCGTACGAAATGTTTAGAAGAAAGTTTACGGGAAGCTTCTTGTATAGGCGATATAGAAGCGGTTGAAGAATTGATTAGCAAAGGAATAAACGTCAATTCTAAACATGCCCTCAATGGATG GACGGCTCTGCACTGGGCTGCGAAGCGCAGCCACAAGCACATAGTGACGTTGCTGTTGGCGAGCGGCGCTGACCCTTCCCTGCCGACCGCGAAGGGGGAGCGAGCAGCGGAGCTGTGCAGCAGCCCCGAGATCCGGCAGCTCCTCGGCGCAGACCCGGACACGGCTCAGTTGGATGCCGGCCCGGCGCTCCCCATCACGCCGGCATACCTCAAGTACGAGCCGGTGGACAAGCTGGGGCACAAGTGCAGGGCGTCCGGGAGGGCGGACACCGCTGCGGACTCCCATCTGGCCGTTACTTCCCCGAGGGTGATGGCACAGACAAGTGAAG AGCTGGTGATCAAGGTGCGGGTGGCCAACTCGGGGGACCGGGACTTCATCGAGGTGGAGCTGCCGCGCGCGGACCTGACCTACTCGCGCCTGCTGCGCGTGTGCTGCGAGGAGCTGGGCGTGAGCGCCGGCCAGGTGGCGCGCGTGCGCAAGCTGCCCGACACGGCCGTGCGCAAGGACAAGGACGTGCAGCGGTTCCGCGAGCTGCAGGAGCTGGAGCTGGTGCTGGCGGCCGCCGGCGGGCGGGGGGCCGGCCCCTCCGTCGTCGCCAACGGCCTCGTCGCCCCCGGCAACGCCAACGCCTACCAGTCCATCTCGCTCTACAAGAACCAGACTATTTTGTACTAG